Proteins encoded within one genomic window of Macrotis lagotis isolate mMagLag1 chromosome 3, bilby.v1.9.chrom.fasta, whole genome shotgun sequence:
- the LOC141519580 gene encoding olfactory receptor 10AG1-like translates to MEIKTEVNLSHWNEFILLGFSDLPNLQDILFGIFLVIYINILIGNGLIIVITKSDTVLQTPMYFFLGNFAFLEICFTSAVLPRLLYSLWTRNKTISLQDCAVQFFFFLVMAFIETLILAVMAYDRYVAICKPLYYTLIMNHKMCIQLVIASWLSVVPIVIGQTCQVFSLPFCNSNVLNHIYCEMSSLIMLTCGDTFWNEVSLYSDTVLFGFFPFLLILYSYTRIFISIHKLPTEIGRSKAFSTCSSHLIVMGLFYGSGIIAHLQIKTSHISGIEKYISLFYTSLTPLFNPLIYSLRNKDVIMAMKKLFFKLKHHEGMR, encoded by the coding sequence atggaaataaagaCTGAAGTAAACCTCAGTCATTGGAATGAATTTATTCTTTTGGGATTCTCTGACTTACCCAATCTCCAAGATATTCTCTTTGGTATTTTCTTagtcatttatataaatattttgattggAAATGGCCTCATTATTGTAATTACAAAATCTGATACAGTTCTACAAACacccatgtatttttttcttggcaattttGCTTTCTTGGAAATCTGCTTCACATCTGCTGTTCTTCCTAGACTGCTGTACAGTCTTTGGACTCGGAACAAAACTATTTCTTTGCAGGACTGTGctgttcaatttttcttctttttagtcaTGGCATTCATTGAGACTCTTATCCTAGCTGTGATGGCATATGACCGCTATGTAGCCATCTGTAAACCACTCTATTATACTCTTATTATGAACCATAAGATGTGTATCCAGCTAGTGATCGCCTCTTGGCTAAGTGTGGTGCCCATCGTAATAGGGCAGACCTGCCAGGTATTTTCATTACCCTTTTGTAATTCAAATGTGCTTAATCACATTTACTGTGAAATGTCATCATTAATAATGTTGACCTGTGGGGACACATTTTGGAATGAAGTCTCACTCTATTCAGATACTGTTTTATTtggcttttttccctttctgttgaTACTTTACTCCTATACTAGAATCTTCATTTCCATTCACAAGCTTCCAACAGAAATAGGAagatcaaaagctttttctactTGCTCCTCCCACCTCATagttatgggtttattttatggatCTGGTATTATTGCACACTTACAAATCAAGACTAGTCATATATCaggaatagaaaaatatatcTCTCTTTTCTATACAAGTTTAACTCCTTTGTTTAATCCCCTGATTTACAGCCTTAGGAACAAGGATGTCATTATggcaatgaaaaaattatttttcaaactcAAACATCATGAAGGAATGAGATAA